The sequence below is a genomic window from Ipomoea triloba cultivar NCNSP0323 chromosome 10, ASM357664v1.
catgaaccatggttgtgtggaccaaaactAAAAAGCACATTACttttgtactaaaggtacattatttttgtactgtatgtacattatttgatagtatatatcaaataatgtatcttcagtacaaaaataatgtaccctaaaataatgtacatacagtacaaaaataatgtaccttcagtacaaaaataatgtactttttatttttggtccacacagctgtgtggaccatggtccatgcaataatgattgctgattgagttagtgggtttgactagttgatagcattaactgattgtagaaatttgtttggtaaattagttgttagcttatagttgattacatacaaaataattttatcaaaaaacttatgaaaaatttaaattttagtgttttggagcaataagttattacaaaaaaaccaattaatgaaattgtttGTTTAACCAaaagtcaaataactaatagtggtcaaccaagccaaaattgactaatatgttaactattttaccaagCATGTCCAAGACGATATACAAAGTCTTAATATGACTATAAgattaataaagataaagaaatattatcattatataataCCTCTAGTAATGTTCACATCTAATTATTTACAACACTCCTGgcctccatatatatatatatatatatatatatatatatatatatatatatatNcaaaaataatgtactttttatttttggtccacacagctgtgtggaccatggtccatgcaataatgattgctgattgagttagtgggtttgactagttgatagcattaactgattgtagaaatttgtttggtaaattagttgttagcttatagttgattacatacaaaataattttatcaaaaaacttatgaaaaatttaaattttagtgttttggagcaataagttattacaaaaaaaccaattaatgaaattgtttGTTTAACCAaaagtcaaataactaatagtggtcaaccaagccaaaattgactaatatgttaactattttaccaagCATGTCCAAGACGATATACAAAGTCTTAATATGACTATAAgattaataaagataaagaaatattatcattatataataCCTCTAGTAATGTTCACATCTAATTATTTACAACACTCCTGgcctccatatatatatatatatatatatatatatatatatatatatatatatatatatatatatatatatatatatatataaactcaaTTAGTCAATTTATACTTCATTCATGGGTCAAATAAATNtatatatatttatatatgtaaactCAATCAAAAGAGAAAGAGTATAGCTCTTGATTTTCAAGatccaatcttcaggattgatttatgtaaatatcactcccctgaagataacaatcttcaaattacacatttgatataataaagCTTTTCAAAAGAAATAAGGAGAGAAATTTGGTGCAATCTTCTAGATTGTCACTAGAGCGAGCATACTATATAAAAGTCTTGTGTCTCTTGTACATAGAGCTCACGTAGGTTGATTTTGACACTATATATATGTTCtgtcaaatattcttaaaaatacaatttattatttgtgcaaCACAAGATTTATTTTCCTCATTTAGGATATTGGGACGGTCATTCACCTGTCATTTGTTATAATTGGAGAGTTTTGGATAGTCCAGgggttaattacacttttttagATTTAATGGTGTGATTGTACTTTTCTGATTAGTTGGATGACCATTTTGaatgtttttccaaaaaataatatctGCTTGTATAAGATTTATGTGCAAATTGGGCCTATTTAAAAAGAAGTATTAAGATAATGAATGCAATTATTTTGAACTACATCAAAAAAgcatctcatcatatttcataattcaaattcaaaaataatactccgCAGTAATTTACTTGtggagttaattaccgatttggtccctcgactatgaggatttcaccactttgatccttgactttcaaaattaTCCAATTGCATCCTCGACTATGGAATTTCTTTTCGAAATGGTCCTCGGTCCAAACAGCCGTTTATCAGACGTTAAAACTAAGGATAGAAATGTAATTTCCTTGGCTTTGCCTTCTCAGGTGTTATTTTCTTCTCAGTTGGCTTCATTTACAGAAAAAACGAAAGAGAAACCCTAATCCTAAAAGCTAATCTGTAATCTCAAAATCTTCCTAACTAAAATGGCGACCTCTACGCTCAATCCAAAAACTCCGATCTTCGTGTCGTCGGCGTATCACGCGGTGGAGGACTTCTCCGACCAATGGTGGCCGATGGGACCGCGTTCGCTCCTCTCCATGGTTCCGCGATTACTGGCTCCGCGAGTGCTACGCCGATGTGTTCGACTTTGATTTCTTCGGCTTCGACTTCGATTTCTCCAGCTTCGACTTCGACGCTGATGTGGACGACTTCGATTTCTCTGGCTTCGACTTCGACGCTGATATGGACGACTTCGATTTCTCCGCGAGTGCTACGCCGATCCTTTCGCTGACGGAACCGTTGTCGACTCCGGTAACACCAACCAGGAGGAGACTAAGACGGATCTGGTGACGCTAGGAGTGTTGAAGTGGTAGAAACCGCGAGTCGCGCACAAGATTCAGCAGTACGGCCAGAAGGTGCCAAAGATCGTGAATGTGAAGGTGAGGCCCAGGCCGATTCAGCAGTCGCTGTAGAGCGGATCTTCGATTCAGCAGTCGCGGTAGGGCCAATTCAGCAGTCACGGCCGCGCACAAACTTTCTCTCAGCTTCTTTGCCATCGCAGTATGGTTCGCTGCTGTTGCAATCTCCAACGTGAGAGGGGCCGCGGCCGCTGGGGTTGCCTCCCATGTGCAAGGATGAGTCGAGTTTGGAATCGGGTAAGAACATGAAGGTGAGTATGGTTTCGGAGGTTGATGTAGTGGGAACAAAGAAGGCATACCAAAGATTCAAAGATCCAAGGATATTGCGTCTAATTTGCAGTCAAAGATGAAAATGGAAGGTTGAAAGTGTATTGGTCTGAATTCAAAGATCCAAGGATATTAGATGGAGGTTGAAAGTGTATTGTTAGGAAGAAGATGACTGCTAATTtgattttcctattttacccctgaAAATAGACGGAACAATAGActgaggaccattttggttaaCGTTTGCATAGTCGAGAATGCAATTGGacaattttgaaagtcaaggaccaaagtggtgaaattctcatagtcgagagaccaaatcggtaattaactctttactTGTGGGACACTAGGAGCGGAAAATGGGCTCATTCGGGCCTTTGCCTTGTAGTTTTATCCTCTTCGAAAGTCCACTCAAATGGGTTCGGGTCGGGTTtggcatttaaattttaaaaagacaaaaaggaaacctttcaaaaaaaaaaaaaaaaaaaagaaaagaaaaggaaacaaaatcaCGGAAACCGAAAACTCCAATCATTCAAGACTCGAAGCTCAGCTCAGCTCTGTGTTCCACAAACATGGCGGAGCCATGCAACGACTTGCCAGAAGAGTGTTGGGATCAGATCTTCACAAAACTCGATCGCGACTGCGAATTCGATTCCCTCTCTTTGGTTTGCAAGCGTTTCTATGCGCTCACCAATTCTCTCCGCCACCGATTATCCGTGACCGACCCGATCATCACTGGTACCCTCCCTAGACTCCTTCTCCGTTTCCCTAATCTCGTTTCCGTTAATCTCAGCAATTTCCGTGGTGATGTCACTACAATTTTCTCTGAAATCTGGCATCGCTGCTTGCTAAATCTTCAAGAACTTGATATTTCTAATCAGACCCGAATCCCCTTTGATGAGTCGATGGATTCTGGATCGGTTTTTAAGAATTTGAAGGTTTTAAAGTGCAAGAATCTGCATGTTTTAGGCAATTCTCATTTGAAGAGAATTGCTTGTTGTTTTCCGTGTTTGGAAGAGTTAGATATCAGTTTTCCTAGAGCTGAGTTGCACTTAAGATCTGAGGATCTGGAGGGAAATGAATCCGTATTTACAGATGATGGAATTGAGGCTTTATCTTTGAGTTTGAAGGAATTGAGGAAAATTAATCTTTCTGGGAATTCTTACATCACTGATAGGTCAATTGCAGCACTATCCAATTGTTTGAATCTTCGAAGTATTGAAATTTTGAGTTGCTGTTTCATTACTGCAAATGGGATTCATCTTTTGTTGCAAAACAGTGCAAAGATGAACTCGGTTTCAGTTTTTGGTATTACTTGTCAAAACAGTAATCTGATTGCTCAAGGTTTCAGCACTTATGGTCGAGCTTTGCAAGCTATTGATCTACATTGCACAATTATTTCAGATGAGTGCCTGAGTTCTTTAGCAAAAGCTTGTCTTCCTTTAAATAGGTTCTCGCTTGTGTGTTGTAAGGGTATCACATCAAATGGACTCTTGTCTCTTCTTTCTGCCTATCCATTGCTTCAATACTTGGCGCTTGAGATTGATTTCCTGACTGATGAGATTATGGAGGTCTTGTCCCTGTATTTACGTAGTGCAGTGACAATCAAATTAACGAAGTGCAGTAGGTTAACAATCTCAACCATCTTTGCACTCGCGAGAAATTGCGATGTGCTGGAAGAGCTTGACATGGAGAACACTGGATTGGGAAGAAAGAGCGGCTATCTGGATTGGTTCAAAAGCTCAACCATCTTTGCACTCACGAGAAAATGTGATGTGCTGGAAGAGCTTGACATGGAGAACACTGGATTGGGAAGAAAGGGCGGCTCTCTGGATTGTTACAAAAGCTCAAAACTCAAGTGTCTGAATATGAGAAAGAATTTTAAAGTCAGTGATAAATGCCTTGCAGGAATTGCCTTTGTCTGCCGGAAGTTAGAGAAACTTGATGTTTCCTTTTGCTCGGGTATATCTAAAGAAGGCATTGGTTTTGTTCTCCATATCTGTCCCGAGATCAGAAGCTTAAAGATTGATAGCTGTTTAGGGATCGAAAGTATTGGGGAGGGCCCAGAGTTGCCAAAACTCGAGGTGCTAAGTGCAGCTAGGTCAGGGTTGAATGACAGCGGCCTTGCAGCAATTGGGATGAGATGTTCTGGGCTCCTGAACTTGGTTCTCGAGGGGTGTATCGGAGTCACAACAAGCGGTGTAGAGGAAGTGGCGAAAAAGTGTAAAAGGTTACGCGAAATCAAGTTGGGGATGTGTACCCATGTTGATCCCAGTGTCGTTGAACGGATTGTGTTCTCTTGCCCATCACTGAggagagtaacttttaccaactCTAAGCTTACTGAggagagtaacttttaccaactCTAAGCTTACTGAAGATTTGAAAAGACTGTTGTTGCTGCAAGAATGTTTAGTTCAAGAGAGCCATTAGTTGCaatatttgtttgatttttttgtttagttaaaGAGCTTAAAAATTTGTTCATCACAAGTTATGACATTTTGCAAAGTTTGGTTGTTTGGAGGTTTGTTTCTTTTCTGAATCTTCACCAATGGATTGATATATGTAAAACGGTGTTATAATACATTAACTTAACAATATGATTTTAGTGTATTATAAGTATGTCTTAActtataatacattaaaatgaaCTTACAGTACACTATAAATATacttataacaaaatataataaacatatctactaaacatgaatttgcaatatattaaaaatgaataatccaatatgcacgatataatttgctTAGGTGTATTGATGTCACTAATGTATTAATTCGAAGTTTTgatatgattattttaattgagtAGCTAAAgtttttaacttaaaaaaacttataagtcctgtttggtaaatggttattagattttttttttgaatgctactgactctattacaaattcataaactactttctcaacctactgaaacacaaagagacagcagcgcctccactgaggcttgaacccacccccttccacatAAATTATTAGATGATTGAGCTAGAaagtatgattagttgataacattaactgattgtagaaatgtgtttggtaaattagttgttagctgatagttgttttgtataatttcttttctcaaaaagctaattcaaaaagttgttttgagtagtcttttaaattttagtattttcaaGTTACAAAaaactgttttcaaaaaaaaaaaaacaaaaaacttattaaccaaacacttatattgcttttttaaccaagtcaaatcactaatagtgatcaaataagctaaaattagcttataggctaattatttaccaaatatagcCATAATAGGTCAAGCAGAGTAGATCAATAAAAATACTCTgtaatatctataaatttaactcattcaacaatcaacattagttttaaattcaaaatactattattttactCCCTTTCTCCAAAGAAACTCATACATTTTCGTTATTCCGAATGGTGGTATGTTCCAAAAATGTTATAAGAAATTATGTAAGatttttgaaaactccacataaTATAAGAATGTAAAGAGGATTATACTTTACCTAAGACTTAAAAATGCGCTTATGAGGCGCCTCAAAGTGAGGCGTAGGCGTAGGCGTAAGCGCGTAGTAGGTAGGTACTGAGGCGTACGCCTCTTTGGCTGAATTAGAGGCGTACGCCTCATACGCGCCTCACGGCTTTTTTTTAGGCGAATCAGTGTTAACCCAAAAGAAATTTAGATAAGTTAAACCTAATTTATCTAGAAACCTGACTTGCACTCTTGCAGCTCGCAACTTCGACTTGCGACTTGGGACGAGACTTGACTTTTGCGACGACGTAATTTTATATAGTACTATTGGCAATGTGGGTGTATGACACTTAgccttttttcttaaaaaaaatgtttttaatgtTGTTATGCTAGTAGTGTAATTAgtgattttctttaatattattattttttacttattatttatttgtaggTTAATTGATGAAGATAAGAAGAATGGGAAGATAGTAATAATGATGGTAGAAATGAGATTAATCAAGCattataatcattttttaattatatttttttaaataaaaattgagaccTACGCCTCAAGGCTTACGCCTCGCCTCAACATACAAAACGTCTCAAGACACGCCTCCGTCTTTTAAAACATTGTACTTTACACAATATGTAAGTCTCCCTCTAGTTGTGTTCAGCTCACCAgctgtatatatattatatatacacacacgttGTATCTATGTATCCAGTGTTTGTGGAGAAGAGGGATGAATATAGTAGTGGTGGCTTTGTTAGCACTGTTGTTCATAACATCGGCGCTATTTGCAGAAGCTAGAGATTACCCTAAATATGAGCAAGAGATTACTAGACCAGAAAgagatgaagaagagaaaatagGGGTGGTCGTCGACGGCGAAGAGATGAGTAGAAGAAGGTGCCATCGCCGCCACCTCCGCATATCATCAAGGCGATGTCGTTCGCCGTTTCCTTTAGTTCCATCCCCTCCTCCGCCCTTTTTTCACTTTCACGCTCCGCCGCCGGCAATCATCTTTCCGCCGCCATTGGATCTTTACCCACCGCCACGCAGACCTGTCTTCCCGCGGCCGCCGTGGTTAGCTCCTCCCAACCTGCCGCCGCTCGTCCCCATATACTCTGATCCGCCGCCACCATTCTTCCGCTTTTCGCCGCCGATACCGGGGTTCCAGCGACCATATTTCTCTACACCTGCATCGCCACTTGTCCTGGTGCCATAAATCCCAATTCCCAACTCCATCTAAATTCTCACAGTATTGATTtgatattttacttttacttttagtGTGAAGATTTGTCTTGTTGCTTTTATAGTATGTATTTTCATGGAAATATATAGTGTAGGGTTTGATTAATGTAGGATAGGTCTTGGGCATCAGCACTCGACCCGAATCATCAGCACTGACCAGAAGGGAGTGAACGAACGTGAAAGAGCTCGTTACGCATTAAAGAGGAGGAGCCactccaacggctcctcagTATTAATATCCACTTACTGAAGAACATTGAAGAGGTCACTTACTACGCATTGAAGTGGAAGCAAAGAGTCGTTGCACTCAGGCATATAAAAAGACACTCACACCCATAGAGTAAGGGGATCTGTTTCTGACACACACACATTCTTGTACTAGAACATTGTACTTCACTTATATGAATATACtccggtaacatatttaccgtcaccCAAATATCAGGCACAgctctacatattacaaaagAAGGCCGCCCCGATGCCTTCCATCCAGCGGCGCCTCCTCACCCACGGCGTCGCCTCCGCATCCACGGcatcgcctcctcatccacatcatcgcctcctcatccacggcaTCGCCTCCTCCTTCTCCAGCGGCGCCTCCGCATCCACGGCATCACCTCCTCATCCACCAACAGCGTCGCCTCCTCCTTCTCCTGTAGTATCACCTcttcaagtggcgtcacctcatccAGTGGCGTCCTGctcctcaagcggcgtcacctcctcaagtgacgtcacctcctcaagcggcgtcacCTCATCTAGTGGCATCCTGCTTCTCAAGTGGCATCACCTCCTCATGCGGCATCACCTCATCCAGTGGCGTC
It includes:
- the LOC116033297 gene encoding uncharacterized protein LOC116033297, with protein sequence MATSTLNPKTPIFVSSAYHAVEDFSDQCFDFDADVDDFDFSGFDFDADMDDFDFSASATPILSLTEPLSTPKPRVAHKIQQYGQKVPKIVNVKVRPRPIQQSL
- the LOC116033298 gene encoding F-box/LRR-repeat protein 4-like, with translation MAEPCNDLPEECWDQIFTKLDRDCEFDSLSLVCKRFYALTNSLRHRLSVTDPIITGTLPRLLLRFPNLVSVNLSNFRGDVTTIFSEIWHRCLLNLQELDISNQTRIPFDESMDSGSVFKNLKVLKCKNLHVLGNSHLKRIACCFPCLEELDISFPRAELHLRSEDLEGNESVFTDDGIEALSLSLKELRKINLSGNSYITDRSIAALSNCLNLRSIEILSCCFITANGIHLLLQNSAKMNSVSVFGITCQNSNLIAQGFSTYGRALQAIDLHCTIISDECLSSLAKACLPLNRFSLVCCKGITSNGLLSLLSAYPLLQYLALEIDFLTDEIMEVLSLYLRSAVTIKLTKCSRLTISTIFALARNCDVLEELDMENTGLGRKSGYLDWFKSSTIFALTRKCDVLEELDMENTGLGRKGGSLDCYKSSKLKCLNMRKNFKVSDKCLAGIAFVCRKLEKLDVSFCSGISKEGIGFVLHICPEIRSLKIDSCLGIESIGEGPELPKLEVLSAARSGLNDSGLAAIGMRCSGLLNLVLEGCIGVTTSGVEEVAKKCKRLREIKLGMCTHVDPSVVERIVFSCPSLRRVTFTNSKLTEESNFYQL